The following are encoded together in the Glycine max cultivar Williams 82 chromosome 8, Glycine_max_v4.0, whole genome shotgun sequence genome:
- the LOC100785694 gene encoding DExH-box ATP-dependent RNA helicase DExH10 — protein sequence MEIESPTLGKRREPELPVTETTSMPKKARSSERTCVHEVAVPSSYVSSKDEELHGTLSNPLHNGPMAKSYPFTLDPFQQVSIACLERNESVLVSAHTSAGKTAVAEYAIAMSFRDKQRVIYTSPLKALSNQKYRELSQEFTDVGLMTGDVTLSPNATCLVMTTEILRGMLYRGSEVLKEVAWVIFDEIHYMKDRERGVVWEESIIFLPPAIKMVFLSATMSNATEFAEWICNIHKQPCHVVYTDFRPTPLQHYVFPMGGSGLYLVVDENEQFREDNFLKLQDTFTKQNLGDGKRGGKGAGRGGKGGNASGGSDIYKIVKMIMERKFQPVIIFSFSRRECEQHAMSMSKLDFNSQEEKDTVEHVFQNAVLCLNEEDRNLPAIELMLPLLQRGIAVHHSGLLPVIKELVELLFQEGLVKALFATETFAMGLNMPAKTVIFTAVKKWDGDSHRYIGSGEYIQMSGRAGRRGKDERGICIIMIDEQMEMNNLKDMVLGKPAPLVSTFRLSYYSILNLMSRAEGQFTAEHVIRNSFHQFQYEKALPDMEKRVSKLEQEVALLDASGEAQVSEYHKLKLEIAQLEKKIMSKIIRPEIILYFLVPGRLIKVREGGTDWGWGVVVNVVKKPSGGGYIVDTLLHCSPVSNENSSRPKPCPPRPGEKGEMHVVPVQLPLISALGQLRVSIPPDLRPLEARQSILLAVQELGNRFPQGLPKLNPVKDMDVRDSEIVELVNQVEELEKKLFTHPMHKHQDMDQIKCFERKAEVNHEVQQLKTKMRDSQLQKFREELKNRSRVLKKLGHIDADGVVQLKGRAACLIDTGDELLVTELMFNGTFNDLDHHQVAALASCFIPGDKSTEQIQLRTELARPLQQLQDSARRIAEIQHECKLDINVNEYVDSTVRPFLMDVIYSWSKGANFADVIQMTDIFEGSIIRSARRLDEFLNQLRAAANAVGEADLEKKFAAASESLRRGIMFANSLYL from the exons ATGGAGATAGAGTCGCCAACACTGGGAAAGCGAAGAGAACCCGAGCTCCCAGTAACAGAGACCACTTCAATGCCGAAGAAAGCTCGCAGTTCGGAACGCACGTGCGTGCACGAGGTGGCCGTTCCGAGCAGCTACGTCTCGAGCAAGGACGAAGAGCTCCACGGAACCCTCTCGAACCCTCTCCACAACGGTCCCATGGCTAAGTCCTATCCCTTCACCCTCGACCCCTTCCAGCAGGTCTCCATCGCCTGCCTGGAGCGCAACGAGTCCGTCCTCGTCTCCGCCCACACCTCCGCCGGCAAGACCGCCGTCGCCGAGTACGCCATCGCCATGTCCTTCCGCGACAAGCAGCGCGTCATCTACACCTCCCCTCTCAAGGCCCTCAGCAACCAGAAGTACCGCGAACTCAGCCAGGAGTTCACCGACGTCGGCCTCATGACCGGCGACGTCACGCTCTCTCCGAACGCCACGTGTCTCGTCATGACCACCGAGATTCTCCGTGGAATGCTCTACAGAGGATCCGAGGTTTTAAAAGAAGTGGCCTGGGTTATATTTGATGAGATTCATTACATGAAGGATCGCGAACGAGGCGTTGTTTGGGAAGAGAGTATAATCTTTCTGCCACCGGCGATTAAGATGGTTTTCCTTTCGGCTACTATGTCCAACGCCACCGAGTTTGCTGAGTGGATTTGTAATATTCACAAGCAGCCTTGTCATGTTGTGTACACTGATTTTAGGCCCACGCCTTTGCAGCACTATGTGTTCCCCATGGGGGGGAGTGGGTTGTATTTGGTTGTGGATGAGAATGAACAGTTCAGGGAGGATAATTTTTTGAAGCTGCAGGATACTTTCACGAAGCAGAATTTAGGGGATGGGAAGAGGGGTGGGAAAGGCGCTGGAAGAGGTGGTAAAGGTGGCAATGCCTCTGGTGGTTCTGATATTTACAAGATTGTTAAG ATGATCATGGAACGGAAATTCCAACCTGTTATCATCTTTAGCTTCAGTAGAAGAGAGTGTGAACAACATGCAATGTCTATGTCCAAGCTTGACTTCAACtctcaagaagaaaaggatacAGTGGAGCATGTTTTTCAAAATGCAGTGCTCTGTTTGAATGAAGAAGACAGGAACTTACCTGCTATTGAGCTGATGTTGCCACTTCTTCAGCGAGGAATTGCTGTCCATCATTCTGGACTTCTTCCTGTCATCAAAGAATTGGTCGAGCTTCTTTTCCAGGAAGGTCTTGTAAAAGCCCTCTTCGCTACTGAAACA TTTGCAATGGGTTTAAATATGCCGGCGAAAACTGTCATATTCACTGCTGTTAAGAAATGGGATGGTGATAGTCACCGTTATATTGGATCTGGTGAATATATACAG ATGAGTGGAAGGGCTGGGCGTCGTGGCAAAGATGAACGTGGAATTTGTATCATAATGATAGATGAACAG ATGGAAATGAATAACCTTAAAGACATGGTTTTGGGTAAACCTGCTCCTTTAGTTAGTACATTCAGGCTTAGCTACTactcaattttaaatttgatgagcCGTGCAGAAGGCCAGTTCACAGCCGAACACGTAATAAGAAATTCATTTCATCAATTTCAATATGAAAAG GCCTTACCAGATATGGAGAAAAGGGTGTCAAAGCTAGAGCAGGAAGTAGCCTTGCTTGATGCTTCAGGGGAg gCTCAAGTATCTGAATATCATAAGCTAAAACTGGAAATAGCACAGCTGGAGAAGAAGATTATGTCAAAAATAATAAGGCCTGaaataattctttattttcttgtccCTGGTCGATTG ATCAAAGTAAGAGAAGGTGGAACTGATTGGGGCTGGGGTGTTGTTGTCAATGTTGTTAAGAAACCTTCTGGTGGTGGTTATATAGTTGATACTTTACTTCATTGTTCACCTGTTTCAAATGAAAACAGTTCTCGGCCAAAACCATGCCCGCCTCGCCCTGGAGAGAAAGGTGAAATGCATGTG GTTCCTGTTCAATTACCATTAATCTCTGCCCTTGGTCAACTGAGGGTATCCATACCTCCCGATCTTCGACCCTTGGAAGCAAGGCAAAGTATATTGCTTGCTGTACAGGAGCTGGGCAACCGTTTTCCCCAAGGTCTTCCAAAGCTTAACCCTGTAAAG gACATGGACGTACGGGACTCAGAAATAGTTGAACTAGTGAATCAAGTTGAGGAACTTGAGAAAAAATTGTTCACTCATCCTATGCATAAG CATCAAGATATGGATCAAATTAAATGCTTTGAGAGGAAAGCAGAAGTGAATCATGAAGTTCAGCAACTGAAGACAAAAATGCGGGATTCCCAG CTACAAAAATTTCGTGAAGAACTTAAGAATCGCTCACGAGTCTTAAAGAAACTTGGTCATATTGATGCTGATGGTGTAGTTCAGTTGAAGGGACGAGCAGCCTGCTTGATTGACACAGGCGATGAACTCCTTGTCACTGAATTAATGTTTAATG GTACTTTTAATGACCTTGACCATCATCAAGTTGCTGCCCTTGCAAGTTGTTTCATACCAGGAGATAAGTCAACTGAGCAGATACAATTGAGAACAGAGCTTGCTAGGCCTCTGCAACAGCTTCAAGATAGTGCAAGAAGGATAGCTGAG ATACAACATGAATGCAAATTGGATATAAATGTGAATGAGTATGTGGATTCAACCGTAAGACCATTCTTGATGGATGTGATATACTCATGGTCAAAG GGAGCAAATTTTGCCGATGTTATACAAATGACTGACATCTTTGAAGGGAGTATTATTCGGAGTGCTAGAAGACTTGATGAGTTTTTGAATCAG TTGCGTGCTGCTGCTAATGCAGTTGGAGAGGCTGACTTGGAGAAGAAGTTTGCAGCTGCAAGTGAAAGCCTTCGACGAGGTATTATGTTTGCTAATTCTCTGTATCTGTGA